From one Catharus ustulatus isolate bCatUst1 chromosome 1, bCatUst1.pri.v2, whole genome shotgun sequence genomic stretch:
- the PRELID3A gene encoding PRELI domain containing protein 3A isoform X2, with amino-acid sequence MKIWSSEHVFGHPWDTVIKAAMRKYPNPMNPCVVGVDVLDRSLDNQGRLHSHRLLSTEWGLPSIVKAILGTNRTLTYIEEHSVVDPVEKKMELCSTNITLTNLVSVDERLVYTPHPENPEKTVLTQEAIITVKGISLSSYLESLMANTISSNARKGWDAIEWIIQNSESALS; translated from the exons ATGAAGATCTGGAGCTCGGAGCACGTCTTCGG GCATCCCTGGGATACGGTGATCAAAGCTGCTATGAGAAAGTACCCCAACCCCATGAATCCGTGTGTGGTGGGAGTAGATGTCCTTGACAGGAGCCTGGATAACCAGGGGAGGCTGCACAGTCACCGTCTTCTCAGCACAGAGTGGGGATTGCCCAGTATTGTCAAAGCA aTACTAGGAACAAATAGAACTCTGACTTACATAGAGGAACATTCTGTGGTAGATCCAGTGGAAAAGAAGATGGAGCTTTGCTCAACTAAT ATTACGCTCACAAACTTGGTGTCTGTTGACGAGAGACTGGTTTACACACCTCATCCCGAAAACCCAGAAAA GACTGTACTAACTCAAGAAGCAATTATTACTGTTAAAGGCATTAGCTTGAGCAGTTACCTGGAAAGCTTGATGGCAAACACAATATCTTCTAATGCCAGAAAG